A single Myxocyprinus asiaticus isolate MX2 ecotype Aquarium Trade chromosome 50, UBuf_Myxa_2, whole genome shotgun sequence DNA region contains:
- the LOC127438978 gene encoding heterogeneous nuclear ribonucleoprotein M-like isoform X1, producing the protein MKKAVEKVNKHNMNGRPLKVKEDPDGVIAQREAHRAQGGGGGGPPGMGGGMGGGIGMGPGPGGPPMVNIPQSLMNNPNIPNEIIHGLQAGKIGSTVFVANLDYKVGWKKLKEVFGMAGVVVRADILEDKDGKSRGMGTVTFEMPIEAVQAVSMLNGQLLFNRVMHVKLDEKSLPKGDFAPPERPPALPRGLSGIGLGLGPGGQPIDATQLNRGGMGNMGPGGMDGMGFGGMGRIGGMDNFGGGMNNMDRFGPSGMGRMNDMDRGIGGAFDREFSGRNDMGMSRNNFGDSFDRGMGNSMGMDRMNSGMDRLSGGMDRMAGLDRLGMDRMDRVSDLDRLGSGFDRMGAGLDRLGPSMDRLGSGLDRMGSSVDRLGPAGFDRLGPSSLDRLSGGMDFASPMGMDRMNAGLDRMGTNFDRMGSASMDRFPTSGLDRMGSSLDRMGSGGVGGQFDRPADMDRGNFGTPFGGSGQGGPVSAGANARKGCQIFVRNLPFDFTWKMLKDTFNACGIVQYADIKMDNGKSKGCGVVRFDNPETAERACRTMNGYRLNGREIDVRLDRNA; encoded by the exons ATGAAAAAAGCTGTGGAAAAGGTCAACAAGCACAATATGAATGGACGTCCTCTGAAGGTTAAGGAG GATCCAGATGGTGTAATTGCCCAGCGTGAAGCTCATCGGGCCCAGGGAGGAGGTGGTGGTGGTCCCCCAGGCATGGGTGGTGGAATGGGTGGAGGCATAGGTATGGGCCCAGGTCCTGGTGGTCCTCCAATGGTTAACATCCCTCAAAGTCTCATGAACAACCCCAACATCCCAAATGAAATCATCCACGGGCTCCAGGCTGGAAAAATCGGAAGCACTGTTTTTGTGGCAAAT CTGGACTACAAAGTTGGATGGAAGAAGCTGAAGGAGGTGTTTGGAATGGCTGGAGTGGTGGTACGTGCTGATATTCTAGAGGATAAGGATGGGAAGAGCAGAGGCATGGGAACAGTCACATTTGAGATGCCCATTGAAGCTGTTCAAGCAGTCT CCATGTTGAACGGACAGCTCCTCTTCAACAGGGTCATGCATGTCAAACTG GATGAGAAATCTTTACCCAAAGGTGACTTTGCACCCCCAGAGCGCCCACCAGCACTTCCTC GTGGTCTGAGCGGCATCGGTCTTGGTCTGGGACCCGGTGGGCAGCCCATCGATGCCACCCAACTCAACCGAGGTGGAATGGGCAACATGGGACCTGGAG GAATGGATGGAATGGGCTTTGGTGGCATGGGTAGAATAGGAG GGATGGATAACTTTGGAGGCGGAATGAACAACATGGATCGCTTCGGACCCTCTGGAATGGGACGAATGAATG ATATGGATCGTGGTATCGGTGGTGCTTTTGATAGAGAATTCAGTGGCCGTAATGACATGGGAATGTCCCGTAACAACTTTGGAGACTCTTTTGACCGAGGAATGG GAAATTCCATGGGAATGGATCGCATGAATTCTGGCATGGACCGGCTCAGCGGTGGCATGGACCGCATGGCAGGTTTAGACCGATTGGGAATGGATCGCATGGACCGTGTGTCTGATCTGGACCGTCTGGGTTCTGGTTTCGACCGGATGGGCGCAGGCCTTGACCGACTGGGCCCCAGTATGGATCGCCTGGGATCAGGCCTTGATCGTATGGGTTCCAGTGTGGACCGCCTCGGGCCTGCTGGGTTTGATCGCCTGGGTCCGTCCAGCTTGGACCGCCTGAGTGGGGGAATGGACTTTGCCTCGCCTATGGGCATGGATAGGATGAATGCAGGCCTGGACCGAATGGGTACCAACTTTGACCGCATGGGCTCTGCAAGCATGGACCGCTTCCCTACCTCAGGCCTTGACCGCATGGGTTCCAGCCTAGATCGCATGGGATCTGGCGGCGTGGGTGGCCAGTTTGACAGACCTGCGGACATGGATCGCGGAAACTTCGGCACTCCTTTCGGTGGTTCCGGACAAGGAGGGCCAGTGAGCGCTGGAGCCAATGCCAGGAAGGGTTGCCAGATCTTTGTCAGAAAT CTACCCTTTGACTTTACCTGGAAGATGTTGAAGGACACCTTCAATGCATGTG gGATTGTGCAGTATGCAGACATAAAGATGGATAACGGAAAATCCAAGGGATGTGGTGTGGTGCGCTTTGATAACCCAGAAACCGCTGAGAGAGCTTGCCGTACCATGAATGGATACCGGCTCAACGGGCGAGAGATCGATGTCAGGCTTGACAGAAATGCATAA
- the LOC127438978 gene encoding heterogeneous nuclear ribonucleoprotein M-like isoform X2, with protein MKKAVEKVNKHNMNGRPLKVKEDPDGVIAQREAHRAQGGGGGGPPGMGGGMGGGIGMGPGPGGPPMVNIPQSLMNNPNIPNEIIHGLQAGKIGSTVFVANLDYKVGWKKLKEVFGMAGVVVRADILEDKDGKSRGMGTVTFEMPIEAVQAVSMLNGQLLFNRVMHVKLDEKSLPKGDFAPPERPPALPRGLSGIGLGLGPGGQPIDATQLNRGGMGNMGPGGMDNFGGGMNNMDRFGPSGMGRMNDMDRGIGGAFDREFSGRNDMGMSRNNFGDSFDRGMGNSMGMDRMNSGMDRLSGGMDRMAGLDRLGMDRMDRVSDLDRLGSGFDRMGAGLDRLGPSMDRLGSGLDRMGSSVDRLGPAGFDRLGPSSLDRLSGGMDFASPMGMDRMNAGLDRMGTNFDRMGSASMDRFPTSGLDRMGSSLDRMGSGGVGGQFDRPADMDRGNFGTPFGGSGQGGPVSAGANARKGCQIFVRNLPFDFTWKMLKDTFNACGIVQYADIKMDNGKSKGCGVVRFDNPETAERACRTMNGYRLNGREIDVRLDRNA; from the exons ATGAAAAAAGCTGTGGAAAAGGTCAACAAGCACAATATGAATGGACGTCCTCTGAAGGTTAAGGAG GATCCAGATGGTGTAATTGCCCAGCGTGAAGCTCATCGGGCCCAGGGAGGAGGTGGTGGTGGTCCCCCAGGCATGGGTGGTGGAATGGGTGGAGGCATAGGTATGGGCCCAGGTCCTGGTGGTCCTCCAATGGTTAACATCCCTCAAAGTCTCATGAACAACCCCAACATCCCAAATGAAATCATCCACGGGCTCCAGGCTGGAAAAATCGGAAGCACTGTTTTTGTGGCAAAT CTGGACTACAAAGTTGGATGGAAGAAGCTGAAGGAGGTGTTTGGAATGGCTGGAGTGGTGGTACGTGCTGATATTCTAGAGGATAAGGATGGGAAGAGCAGAGGCATGGGAACAGTCACATTTGAGATGCCCATTGAAGCTGTTCAAGCAGTCT CCATGTTGAACGGACAGCTCCTCTTCAACAGGGTCATGCATGTCAAACTG GATGAGAAATCTTTACCCAAAGGTGACTTTGCACCCCCAGAGCGCCCACCAGCACTTCCTC GTGGTCTGAGCGGCATCGGTCTTGGTCTGGGACCCGGTGGGCAGCCCATCGATGCCACCCAACTCAACCGAGGTGGAATGGGCAACATGGGACCTGGAG GGATGGATAACTTTGGAGGCGGAATGAACAACATGGATCGCTTCGGACCCTCTGGAATGGGACGAATGAATG ATATGGATCGTGGTATCGGTGGTGCTTTTGATAGAGAATTCAGTGGCCGTAATGACATGGGAATGTCCCGTAACAACTTTGGAGACTCTTTTGACCGAGGAATGG GAAATTCCATGGGAATGGATCGCATGAATTCTGGCATGGACCGGCTCAGCGGTGGCATGGACCGCATGGCAGGTTTAGACCGATTGGGAATGGATCGCATGGACCGTGTGTCTGATCTGGACCGTCTGGGTTCTGGTTTCGACCGGATGGGCGCAGGCCTTGACCGACTGGGCCCCAGTATGGATCGCCTGGGATCAGGCCTTGATCGTATGGGTTCCAGTGTGGACCGCCTCGGGCCTGCTGGGTTTGATCGCCTGGGTCCGTCCAGCTTGGACCGCCTGAGTGGGGGAATGGACTTTGCCTCGCCTATGGGCATGGATAGGATGAATGCAGGCCTGGACCGAATGGGTACCAACTTTGACCGCATGGGCTCTGCAAGCATGGACCGCTTCCCTACCTCAGGCCTTGACCGCATGGGTTCCAGCCTAGATCGCATGGGATCTGGCGGCGTGGGTGGCCAGTTTGACAGACCTGCGGACATGGATCGCGGAAACTTCGGCACTCCTTTCGGTGGTTCCGGACAAGGAGGGCCAGTGAGCGCTGGAGCCAATGCCAGGAAGGGTTGCCAGATCTTTGTCAGAAAT CTACCCTTTGACTTTACCTGGAAGATGTTGAAGGACACCTTCAATGCATGTG gGATTGTGCAGTATGCAGACATAAAGATGGATAACGGAAAATCCAAGGGATGTGGTGTGGTGCGCTTTGATAACCCAGAAACCGCTGAGAGAGCTTGCCGTACCATGAATGGATACCGGCTCAACGGGCGAGAGATCGATGTCAGGCTTGACAGAAATGCATAA